A part of Pectobacterium cacticida genomic DNA contains:
- the cysE gene encoding serine O-acetyltransferase: MSTEELELVWANIKAEARSLADCEPMLASFFHATLLKHENLGSALSYMLANKLANAIMPAIAIREVVEEAYHADPHMIISAARDIRAVCQRDPAVDKYSTPLLYLKGFHALQAYRIGHWLWSQERKALAIYFQNQISVSFGVDIHPAARIGCGIMLDHATGIVIGETAVVENDVSILQSVTLGGTGKTSGDRHPKIREGVMIGAGAKILGNIEVGRGAKIGAGSVVLQSVPPHMTAAGVPARIVGRPESDNPAMDMDQYFNGVNRGFEYGDGI; encoded by the coding sequence ATGTCGACTGAAGAACTGGAACTGGTTTGGGCTAATATCAAGGCGGAAGCGCGCAGTCTTGCAGACTGTGAGCCAATGCTGGCCAGTTTTTTTCATGCCACACTATTAAAGCACGAGAATCTGGGGAGTGCGTTAAGCTATATGCTGGCGAATAAGCTGGCAAACGCCATCATGCCGGCGATCGCTATCCGTGAAGTGGTGGAAGAGGCTTATCATGCCGATCCCCATATGATCATTTCAGCTGCACGCGATATCCGTGCTGTTTGTCAGCGCGATCCGGCGGTAGATAAATATTCTACGCCGTTACTCTATCTGAAAGGGTTTCATGCGTTACAGGCTTACCGTATCGGTCATTGGCTGTGGTCGCAGGAGCGCAAAGCACTGGCGATTTACTTTCAGAACCAAATCTCGGTTTCTTTCGGTGTCGATATTCATCCGGCAGCAAGGATTGGCTGCGGGATTATGCTCGATCATGCAACCGGTATTGTGATCGGCGAAACCGCGGTGGTTGAAAACGACGTTTCCATTCTGCAATCCGTCACGTTGGGTGGGACAGGTAAAACGAGTGGCGATCGTCACCCTAAAATTCGTGAAGGCGTGATGATCGGCGCGGGAGCAAAAATTCTGGGGAATATTGAAGTTGGCCGAGGTGCGAAAATTGGCGCGGGTTCGGTGGTGCTCCAATCGGTTCCTCCTCATATGACCGCCGCCGGTGTGCCGGCCCGCATCGTGGGTCGCCCGGAAAGTGATAATCCCGCGATGGATATGGATCAGTATTTCAACGGCGTTAACCGCGGCTTCGAATATGGCGATGGCATCTAA
- the envC gene encoding murein hydrolase activator EnvC, with protein sequence MSKNALFIQSRVNCRAKRWLSALKKRITLYVSAFCVGVLLLPALSQAEDNQAQLKTLQHDIAAKEKSVQAQQKQRAILVQQLKKQEQSISQASRQLHDTRNTLSTLNKELADLNASITRLRNQQEKQQTLLARQIDAAFRQGQHSALQLILGGEESQRNERILAYFGYLNEARQKSITDLQQTRTALASQQQQLELKQTQQKTLLSDQQQQQQTLEQAQSERKKTLAALESSLEKDRRQLTELRQNETRLRDQIARAEREAKARAEREAREAAKVRAKEEQAKRSGSRYKPTESERSLMARTGGLGRPAGQAVWPVKGRIAHRFGEPLQGELRWKGMVITAPEGTEVKAIADGTVLMADWLQGYGLVVVVQHGKGDMSLYGYNQSALVSVGAQVKAGQPIALVGTSGGQSQPGLYFEIRRQGQAVNPQPWLGK encoded by the coding sequence ATGAGTAAAAACGCGTTATTTATACAAAGCCGAGTCAATTGCCGCGCCAAACGTTGGTTATCCGCACTAAAAAAGCGGATAACCCTCTACGTTAGCGCGTTTTGCGTCGGCGTTTTACTGCTACCCGCACTCAGCCAGGCGGAAGATAATCAGGCGCAACTCAAAACGCTACAACACGATATCGCCGCGAAGGAAAAAAGTGTTCAGGCACAGCAAAAACAGCGCGCCATACTCGTGCAGCAGTTGAAAAAGCAGGAACAATCCATCTCCCAGGCCAGTCGCCAACTGCATGACACTCGCAATACGTTATCCACGTTAAATAAAGAATTAGCCGACCTTAACGCCTCCATCACCCGACTGCGCAATCAGCAGGAAAAGCAACAAACGTTACTCGCTCGCCAGATCGACGCCGCCTTTCGACAGGGCCAGCATAGCGCACTGCAACTCATACTAGGCGGAGAAGAAAGCCAGCGTAACGAGCGCATTCTTGCCTATTTTGGCTACTTGAATGAAGCACGACAAAAATCCATCACTGATTTGCAGCAAACGCGGACAGCGCTGGCGAGCCAACAGCAGCAATTAGAACTCAAGCAAACGCAACAGAAAACGCTGTTAAGCGACCAACAGCAGCAACAGCAAACGCTGGAGCAAGCGCAGTCCGAGCGCAAGAAAACGCTGGCGGCGCTGGAAAGTTCGCTGGAAAAGGATCGGCGGCAATTGACAGAATTACGCCAGAATGAAACCCGGTTGCGCGATCAGATCGCCCGCGCTGAGCGAGAAGCTAAAGCCCGCGCGGAACGAGAGGCGCGCGAGGCCGCCAAGGTTCGCGCTAAAGAAGAGCAGGCCAAGCGCAGCGGCAGTCGGTACAAGCCTACCGAAAGTGAGCGATCGCTCATGGCCAGAACCGGCGGTTTAGGCCGTCCTGCTGGTCAAGCCGTATGGCCCGTTAAGGGGCGTATCGCGCACCGTTTCGGGGAACCTTTACAGGGCGAGTTACGCTGGAAAGGGATGGTGATTACCGCACCGGAAGGAACAGAGGTTAAAGCCATCGCCGACGGTACGGTTCTGATGGCCGATTGGCTACAAGGGTACGGGTTGGTCGTCGTGGTGCAACATGGTAAAGGTGATATGAGCCTATACGGCTATAACCAGAGTGCATTGGTTTCTGTTGGCGCGCAGGTCAAGGCCGGTCAGCCTATTGCACTGGTCGGCACCAGCGGCGGGCAGAGCCAGCCCGGGCTCTATTTTGAGATCCGCCGCCAAGGTCAGGCGGTCAACCCACAACCTTGGTTGGGAAAATAG
- the rarD gene encoding EamA family transporter RarD: MNAQQTREGIFFALGAYFIWGIAPVYFKLLEHVPPSEILTHRIIWSFFFMLILLTIGRKWRQVSYACRNIKNLFLLALTAVLIGGNWLLYIWAVNNHHMLEASLGYFINPLVNVMLGMLFLGERFRRLQWVAVLLAVTGVLIQLWTFGSLPIIALGLAFSFALYGLLRKKMGIDGQAGMLIETLWLLPVAVIYLFFIADTPSSHLTTNAWSLNLLLLSAGIITTVPLLFFTAAAMRLRLSTLGFFQYLGPTMTFLLAVGFYGETIGSDKLVTFAFIWAALGLFILDALYTQRKLRRIPTHSSQHSEK, from the coding sequence ATGAATGCGCAACAAACCCGTGAGGGGATATTTTTCGCCCTCGGCGCCTATTTCATTTGGGGCATTGCTCCCGTTTACTTTAAATTACTTGAGCACGTTCCCCCCAGTGAAATCCTGACGCACCGTATTATCTGGTCCTTTTTCTTTATGCTGATTCTGCTGACGATTGGCAGGAAATGGCGGCAAGTCAGCTATGCCTGCCGTAATATCAAGAATCTGTTTCTATTGGCATTAACAGCAGTACTTATCGGTGGAAACTGGTTATTGTACATCTGGGCGGTCAATAACCACCACATGCTGGAAGCCAGCCTCGGTTATTTTATCAATCCGTTGGTTAACGTCATGTTGGGCATGCTCTTTCTCGGCGAGCGCTTTCGCCGCCTGCAATGGGTGGCCGTGCTACTCGCCGTGACGGGCGTGCTGATCCAACTATGGACATTTGGTTCACTGCCGATTATCGCCCTGGGGCTGGCATTCAGCTTTGCGCTATACGGCCTGCTGCGTAAAAAGATGGGGATCGATGGACAAGCGGGAATGTTGATCGAAACGCTATGGCTACTGCCTGTCGCTGTGATTTATTTGTTTTTTATCGCCGACACGCCGAGTAGTCATCTGACCACCAATGCCTGGTCACTGAACCTGCTGCTGCTTTCGGCCGGTATCATTACCACGGTGCCGTTGTTATTTTTTACTGCGGCGGCGATGCGGCTTCGCCTGTCGACGCTCGGCTTTTTTCAATACCTCGGCCCCACGATGACATTCCTGCTAGCGGTAGGATTTTATGGCGAAACTATCGGTAGCGACAAACTGGTCACGTTTGCCTTTATCTGGGCAGCATTAGGATTATTTATTTTAGACGCCCTTTATACGCAGCGTAAACTGCGGCGCATACCGACACATTCATCACAACACAGTGAAAAATAA
- a CDS encoding divergent polysaccharide deacetylase family protein, with translation MSYFTKIALLSLGFLVLSPLAQAGKLSIVIDDFGYRPHNENLILALPTAISIAVLPNAPHAREMAIKAHRQGREVLIHLPMAPISKQPLERDTLRPDMSSAEIQRIIRQSIDNVPYAVGLNNHMGSAMTASRPGMQKVMQALSAYPLYFLDSMTIGSSQSSQAAVGTGVNVIKRNVFLDDSQNEAAIRKQFARAVHIARRSGYAIAIGHPHPATVRVLQQMLPTLDADIVLVRPSQLLHEPTRQNKSPSPPTKPRNPFHGIAQCLAKRQPQPMTNVVFFRLIRQNVQESAPVLFIKHRWQTWIAPAITMPVKTTSATVSDG, from the coding sequence TTGTCTTATTTCACGAAAATAGCGCTATTGTCGTTGGGTTTTCTCGTCTTATCGCCATTGGCGCAGGCCGGGAAACTGTCAATCGTCATCGATGATTTCGGCTATCGTCCGCATAATGAGAACCTTATTCTGGCCCTGCCGACGGCGATTTCCATCGCGGTATTACCTAACGCGCCACATGCGCGCGAGATGGCGATCAAAGCCCACCGGCAGGGGCGAGAAGTCTTAATCCATCTACCAATGGCACCGATAAGTAAGCAGCCGCTGGAACGCGACACCTTGCGCCCGGACATGAGTAGCGCCGAGATACAACGTATTATTCGTCAATCGATCGATAATGTGCCCTACGCCGTGGGGCTGAACAACCATATGGGCAGCGCGATGACCGCCAGTCGGCCCGGTATGCAAAAAGTGATGCAGGCGCTGAGCGCTTACCCGCTCTACTTCCTCGATAGTATGACTATCGGCAGCAGCCAATCGAGCCAGGCAGCGGTAGGCACTGGCGTCAATGTCATCAAACGCAATGTTTTTCTGGATGACTCACAAAACGAAGCCGCGATCCGCAAACAGTTTGCCAGAGCAGTACACATTGCCCGACGCAGTGGTTACGCCATCGCTATCGGGCACCCACATCCTGCAACTGTCCGCGTCTTGCAGCAAATGCTACCGACGCTGGATGCCGATATCGTCTTGGTGCGCCCCAGTCAGTTGCTGCATGAGCCTACGAGACAAAATAAATCGCCCTCGCCTCCGACCAAACCACGGAATCCATTCCACGGTATAGCGCAGTGTCTGGCTAAGCGGCAACCTCAACCGATGACGAACGTAGTGTTCTTCAGGCTAATCCGCCAGAACGTGCAAGAAAGCGCGCCAGTGTTATTCATCAAACATCGCTGGCAAACCTGGATTGCGCCTGCCATAACAATGCCAGTGAAAACCACGAGTGCAACAGTTTCCGATGGTTAA
- the metR gene encoding HTH-type transcriptional regulator MetR: protein MIEFKHLRTLQALRNTGSLAAAAAALHQTQSALSHQFSDLEQRLGFRLFVRKSQPLRFTPQGEILLQLAEQVLPQIQQALQACHEPHQATLRLAIECHSCIQWLTPALNEFHQQWPQVVMDFKSGVTFDPQPALQQGELDLVMTSDIMPRSGLHYSPLFDFEVRLALAPEHPLAQKEKIEPEDFSAETLMIYPVQRQRLDVWRHFLQPAGVSPALKSVDNTLLLIQMVAARMGIAALPHWVVESFERQGLIVSKSLGDGLWSRLYAAVRDGEQRQPVIDAFIRSARQHACEHLPFVKDASRPSVGVPTTRT from the coding sequence ATGATCGAATTTAAACACCTGCGAACGCTACAAGCCCTGCGCAATACCGGATCGTTAGCCGCCGCTGCCGCAGCGCTTCATCAAACGCAATCCGCGTTATCCCACCAGTTCAGCGATCTGGAACAGCGCCTTGGGTTTAGACTGTTCGTGCGTAAAAGTCAGCCGTTACGTTTTACGCCTCAGGGAGAGATTCTGTTGCAGTTGGCCGAACAGGTGCTGCCGCAAATTCAGCAGGCGTTACAGGCATGTCATGAGCCGCACCAAGCCACATTGCGTCTGGCTATCGAGTGTCATAGTTGTATTCAGTGGTTAACACCCGCGCTCAATGAGTTCCATCAGCAGTGGCCGCAGGTGGTAATGGATTTTAAATCAGGCGTCACGTTCGACCCTCAACCGGCGCTCCAGCAAGGCGAGTTAGATCTGGTCATGACTTCAGACATCATGCCGCGCAGCGGCCTGCATTATTCACCGCTGTTTGATTTTGAAGTCAGGCTGGCGCTCGCTCCCGAGCATCCACTCGCCCAGAAAGAGAAAATCGAACCGGAGGATTTTAGCGCTGAAACCCTCATGATTTACCCCGTACAACGGCAACGTCTAGACGTCTGGCGTCACTTTTTGCAGCCGGCGGGCGTCAGTCCTGCGCTGAAAAGCGTGGACAATACGCTGCTGCTGATTCAGATGGTTGCCGCCCGCATGGGCATCGCTGCACTACCGCACTGGGTGGTGGAAAGCTTTGAGCGCCAGGGGTTGATAGTGAGTAAATCATTGGGAGATGGGCTATGGAGCCGGTTGTACGCCGCTGTCCGTGACGGAGAACAGCGCCAACCGGTTATCGATGCGTTTATTCGTTCGGCACGTCAGCACGCTTGCGAACATTTACCGTTTGTGAAGGACGCTTCACGACCCAGTGTTGGTGTACCCACAACGAGGACGTGA
- a CDS encoding rhodanese-like domain-containing protein yields the protein MQEIMPFVSKHPVLSIAWVALLVAVIVLTVKSKLSNVKEVVRSEAIRLINKEDAVVVDIRNRDDYRRGHIANAFNLLPNDIKNGSVGELEKHKSQPIIVVCANGLTSRQAAEHLHKAGFERVQILKDGLAGWSGENLPLVRGK from the coding sequence ATGCAAGAGATTATGCCATTTGTTAGCAAGCACCCTGTATTAAGTATCGCTTGGGTTGCATTGTTGGTTGCGGTAATTGTGCTTACTGTGAAGAGTAAACTGTCGAACGTAAAAGAAGTCGTTCGTAGTGAAGCGATCCGTCTGATAAATAAAGAAGATGCTGTTGTTGTCGATATCCGTAACCGTGACGACTATCGCCGTGGTCATATTGCCAACGCCTTTAACCTGCTGCCAAACGATATTAAAAACGGCAGCGTTGGAGAGCTTGAGAAACATAAGTCGCAGCCGATTATCGTGGTATGCGCCAACGGCCTTACCTCGCGTCAAGCCGCCGAGCATTTGCATAAAGCCGGATTTGAGCGCGTGCAGATACTGAAAGATGGTCTGGCGGGTTGGAGCGGTGAGAATCTGCCTTTAGTGCGCGGCAAATAA
- the pldA gene encoding phospholipase A, with translation MRKLVLLLAALLLAQAHAEETTNVPAPHQPAVRGGIIASLLQDHDTPFILYPYESNYILYTYTSNINKTAIQSYNWGNDALKDEVHYQLSLGFPIWRGILGDNSLLGASYTQRSWWQMSNKSESSPFRETNYEPQIFLGWATHYTFAGWTLQDVELGFNHQSNGRSDPTSRSWNRAYVRLMAQNGNWQVDVKPWVRFSDSQDDNPDIIKYMGHYRLRVGYVWGASVFSAEGRYNWNSGYGSGELGWSYPLTRHVRFYTKVFSGYGESMIDYNHRQTRFGVGVTLNDMF, from the coding sequence ATGCGTAAATTAGTACTCTTACTGGCCGCCTTACTGTTGGCACAGGCTCACGCCGAAGAGACAACAAACGTACCCGCGCCGCATCAACCGGCGGTACGTGGCGGCATTATCGCCAGCCTGTTACAAGATCATGATACGCCGTTTATTCTCTATCCTTATGAAAGCAATTACATACTGTATACCTATACCAGCAACATCAATAAAACGGCTATCCAAAGCTATAATTGGGGCAACGATGCACTTAAAGATGAGGTGCATTATCAATTGAGCCTGGGGTTCCCGATTTGGCGCGGTATTTTAGGGGATAACTCCTTGTTGGGCGCTTCCTATACGCAGCGCTCGTGGTGGCAGATGTCGAATAAAAGCGAATCTTCCCCGTTTCGTGAAACCAACTATGAGCCACAAATCTTTCTGGGGTGGGCCACTCACTATACGTTTGCCGGCTGGACGCTACAGGATGTGGAACTGGGCTTTAATCACCAGTCAAATGGTCGTTCCGACCCCACATCCCGCAGTTGGAACCGTGCTTATGTGCGTCTGATGGCGCAAAACGGCAACTGGCAGGTTGATGTCAAGCCGTGGGTACGCTTCTCCGATAGCCAAGACGATAACCCGGATATCATTAAATATATGGGCCACTACCGTTTACGTGTCGGCTATGTGTGGGGCGCTAGTGTATTTAGCGCAGAAGGGCGTTATAACTGGAACAGCGGCTACGGCAGTGGCGAATTGGGCTGGAGCTACCCGCTGACGCGCCACGTTCGATTCTACACCAAGGTCTTTAGCGGCTATGGTGAATCAATGATTGATTACAACCATCGTCAGACCCGTTTCGGCGTTGGGGTGACGCTGAACGATATGTTTTAA
- the secB gene encoding protein-export chaperone SecB — protein sequence MSEQNNTEMTFQIQRIYTKDISFEAPNAPQVFQQEWQPEVKLDLDTASSQLAEDIYEVVLRVTVTASLGEETAFLCEVQQGGIFTVGGIEGTQLAHCLGAYCPNILFPYARECITSLVSRGTFPQLNLAPVNFDALFMNYLQQQTEGESAAQDQNA from the coding sequence ATGTCTGAACAAAACAACACAGAAATGACTTTCCAAATCCAGCGTATCTACACCAAAGATATCTCTTTTGAAGCGCCGAATGCGCCTCAGGTCTTCCAACAGGAATGGCAGCCGGAAGTAAAACTGGACCTGGATACGGCTTCCAGCCAACTGGCGGAAGACATCTATGAAGTGGTTCTTCGTGTGACAGTCACGGCTTCTCTAGGGGAAGAAACCGCGTTTCTGTGTGAAGTTCAGCAAGGGGGAATCTTTACTGTAGGAGGCATTGAGGGGACCCAACTGGCTCATTGCCTGGGGGCATACTGCCCAAACATTTTGTTCCCTTACGCGCGTGAGTGCATTACCAGCCTGGTTTCTCGCGGTACGTTCCCGCAATTGAATCTGGCACCGGTTAACTTTGATGCGCTGTTTATGAATTACTTACAGCAACAGACTGAAGGTGAAAGCGCAGCGCAGGATCAGAATGCCTGA
- a CDS encoding carboxylate/amino acid/amine transporter, whose amino-acid sequence MPLLIITTLLWAFSFSLIGEYLAGQVDSWFSAMFRLTAAAVVFLPFLRWRGYAPRIIFLYMLVGACQLGIMYLFVFQAYLYLTVPEFLLFTVMTPLYVTLVYDLLARQRLRWGYAMSALLAVFGAAVIHYHGVSEHFWWGFLLVQMANICFAAGQVGYKRLMEVYPVPQHCAFSWFYLGAAVVTIVAWLLFGNREQLPTTTLQWSVLLWLGIGASGLGYFMWNYGATQVDAGTLSIMNNFHVPAGLLVNFAIWHKTPDWLSFIIGTLIITSSLWVHQHWVVKRPSQTVNVRKRADVPNE is encoded by the coding sequence GTGCCATTACTTATCATCACTACTCTCTTATGGGCATTTTCGTTTAGCCTGATCGGCGAATATCTGGCGGGTCAGGTCGATAGCTGGTTTTCGGCGATGTTCCGTCTGACGGCCGCTGCCGTCGTGTTTTTGCCATTCTTACGCTGGCGGGGTTACGCGCCGCGGATTATTTTCCTGTATATGTTAGTGGGTGCTTGCCAACTTGGGATCATGTATCTCTTTGTGTTCCAGGCTTACCTGTATCTGACCGTGCCGGAATTTTTGCTCTTCACGGTAATGACGCCGCTTTATGTCACGCTGGTTTACGATCTACTGGCGCGGCAACGCTTACGCTGGGGCTATGCCATGAGCGCTTTGCTGGCGGTTTTTGGCGCGGCGGTCATTCACTATCACGGCGTGAGTGAGCATTTCTGGTGGGGGTTCTTGCTAGTGCAGATGGCTAACATCTGTTTTGCCGCAGGTCAGGTGGGTTATAAGCGCCTGATGGAGGTCTATCCGGTGCCGCAGCACTGTGCGTTCTCCTGGTTTTATTTGGGAGCGGCGGTAGTAACGATTGTGGCGTGGTTGCTCTTCGGCAACCGGGAGCAATTGCCTACCACCACCTTACAGTGGAGCGTGCTGCTCTGGCTGGGGATCGGCGCTTCCGGTCTGGGGTATTTTATGTGGAATTACGGTGCCACACAGGTAGATGCGGGCACGCTCAGCATCATGAATAACTTCCACGTCCCGGCGGGACTCTTGGTTAACTTTGCCATCTGGCATAAGACGCCAGACTGGCTGAGCTTTATCATCGGCACGCTAATTATCACGTCCTCGTTGTGGGTACACCAACACTGGGTCGTGAAGCGTCCTTCACAAACGGTAAATGTTCGCAAGCGTGCTGACGTGCCGAACGAATAA
- the gpsA gene encoding NAD(P)H-dependent glycerol-3-phosphate dehydrogenase — protein MNAPDASMTVIGAGSYGTALAITLARNGHRVVLWGHNPVHIRALQVSRCNHDFLPGVTFPDSLQPEANLAQALAASRNVMVVVPSHVFGDVLRQLKPHLRDDARIVWATKGLEAETGRLLQDVAREALGETIPLAVVSGPTFAKELAAGMPTAIALASTDAEFADDLQRLLHCGKSFRVYSNPDFIGVQLGGAVKNVIAIGAGMSDGIGFGANARTALITRGLAEMTRLGTALGADPTTFMGMAGLGDLVLTCTDNQSRNRRFGMMLGKGMDVQHAQDSIGQVVEGYRNTKEVLALAQRYGVEMPITEQLWQVLYCGKDAREAALSLLGRTRKDETVK, from the coding sequence ATGAACGCGCCTGACGCTTCCATGACCGTTATCGGTGCCGGCTCCTACGGCACCGCTTTAGCTATTACGCTGGCACGTAATGGTCATCGGGTTGTGCTATGGGGCCACAATCCTGTGCACATTCGGGCGCTACAGGTTTCCCGCTGTAATCACGACTTTCTTCCGGGGGTGACTTTCCCCGATTCGTTACAGCCGGAAGCGAATTTGGCGCAGGCGCTGGCGGCCAGCAGAAACGTGATGGTTGTTGTACCAAGCCACGTGTTTGGTGATGTTTTGCGTCAGTTAAAGCCTCATTTGCGTGACGATGCGCGCATCGTATGGGCCACTAAAGGTCTAGAAGCGGAAACGGGACGCCTGTTGCAGGATGTCGCACGTGAAGCACTGGGGGAAACGATCCCGTTAGCGGTGGTGTCTGGGCCGACATTTGCCAAAGAGCTCGCGGCGGGGATGCCGACCGCGATTGCCCTGGCCTCTACTGATGCTGAATTCGCTGACGATCTACAACGGCTGCTGCACTGTGGGAAGAGCTTCCGCGTGTATAGCAATCCGGATTTTATCGGTGTGCAACTGGGCGGTGCCGTGAAAAACGTGATTGCTATCGGTGCTGGGATGTCTGACGGCATTGGTTTCGGTGCGAATGCGCGTACCGCCTTGATTACCCGAGGGTTAGCGGAAATGACGCGGTTAGGTACGGCGCTGGGCGCGGACCCAACCACTTTTATGGGGATGGCGGGGTTGGGCGATCTGGTATTGACTTGTACGGATAATCAATCTCGTAACCGGCGTTTTGGCATGATGCTGGGTAAGGGAATGGATGTGCAGCACGCCCAGGATAGTATTGGTCAGGTTGTAGAAGGGTATCGCAATACCAAAGAGGTTCTGGCGTTAGCGCAGCGCTATGGTGTTGAAATGCCGATTACTGAGCAACTTTGGCAGGTTTTATACTGCGGGAAAGATGCCAGGGAAGCGGCGCTAAGCTTATTGGGGCGCACGCGCAAAGACGAAACGGTCAAATAA